GCTGGCTCACGCCCACCGGCGGCGGCCTCCACCTCGTGACGACACACGAAGTGGACCGCCTCGGCCGGATCACCAAGGCCACCGACCCGAATGGCAACGTCACGTTCACCGTCTACGACGACGTCAACCACGCGACGCGGACCTACGTCGGCTGGAACGCCACGGCGGGAACTACCACCGGCCCGATCCAAGTCTCGCGCCGCGACCTCTCGGGCACCTACACCGAGAGTCTCACCTACTCGGCCGTGCCGGCCGTAGACGCCCAGGGCCGCCCGACGGGCACCGAACTGATCACCAACATGCAATCGCTCACGCGGTCGCTTGTGAACGCGGCCGGCCAGGTGATCGCCGTGGACCGCTACACGAATCTCGACGGCCTCACTTACTCCACGGCCACCGCCACCCTCGGCCTCGAAGGCGAAAACTACCTCCGCACGCTCTACGCCTACAACAACCAGGGCCAGGTAGACCGCCTCCAAAACCCCGCCGGCACGATCACGATCTCGGCCTACGACGGCCTCGCCCGGCTGACGGCGACGTACGTGGGTACGAACGACTCGACGACCAACGGCTTCAAGTGGACTCCCTCGAATGCCGCCCCAACCTCGAACATGGTCCAAGTCGCCGCCAACGAATACGACAACGGCGGCGTCGGCAACGGCAACCTCACAAAATCCACGCTGTTCCCTGGGGGCAGCGCTTCCCCGCGCGTCGTCCAAAACGCCTATGATTGGCGAAACCGGCTTGTCGCGACGAAGTCTGGCGCTACAGGCAGCCTCGCCACGGAATCCCCGTCCGTGAACCGTCCGCTTTCGTTCACCGACTACGACAACCTCGGCCGCGTGACCGGCACGAGCGTGTACGACGGCGACGGCAGCTGGGTGATCGACGCGAACACCGACGGCGTGCCCGACAAGCCCGTCGCAGGACTCCTGCGCAGTTCACAGGTCTCGCTCTACGACGCGCAGGATCGGGTCTTCCGCACGCAAGAAGTGTTCGTCGATCAGACCACGGGCGCCGTCGACACGCCCCGCCTGACGACCAAGGAAAAGGACAGGCATAATCGTTGACGACCGGCCACGGGGGCAGTAGGATACGGCCGTTCAGTACCCCAAGTCCTGCAGGAGGCCCCGCGATGACGATGCCCAGGCGGCAGTTGGTGGACGTCGCGGTCACTCGCTACTACCACTGCATTTCCCGCTGCGTCAGGCGGGCCTTCCTCTGTGGCGAAGGCGTGACGCACCGTAAGGCCTGGATCGAAGCCCGGCTCGAACTTCTCGCCAAGCATTTCGCCATCTCCGTCTGCGGCTTCGCAATCCTCGACAACCACCTGCACGTCCTCTGCCGCCTCGACCCCGGCGTGGCGGACGGCTGGAGCGATGAAGACGTCGTCCGCCGCTGGATCGCCGTCTACCGCCCCTCCTGTCTCGACGTCGATAATCCGGCGACCGTTCAGGCCTGGATCGACCACCAGTGCCGAGACACCGCCCGCGTGGCCCGCTACCGCGCCAGGCTCCAAGACCTCGGCTGGTTCATGAAGGCCCTCAAAGAGCCGCTCGCGCGACTCGCCAACAAAGAAGACGACTGCAAGGGCACGTTCTGGGAAGCCCGTTACAAGTCGATCGCCATCCTCGACGAACAGGCCCTGCTCGCGACCTGCACCTACATCGACTTGAACCCCGTGGCCGCGGGCATCGCCAAAATCCCCGAAGACGCCCCGCACACTTCGATCAAGCAGCGGGTCGATCATGCCCGCAGGAACGGCGACCTCGACACACTCCAGGCCGCCGCAGCGGCCAAGTTCGTCGCCGCCGCCAGACTCGAAGCCGACCTCGAGCAATCCCACTGGCTCTGCCCGCTCCAGGATCGAAAGGCTCCCGGTACAGATTGCGCGGCCGCAACCCGCGAAGGGATGCTGCCCGGGTTTTCCCTGTCGAGCTACCTCGCGCTCGTGGACTGGACGGCCCGGCTCTGCCGCACGGGCAAGGCACGCATCACGCAGGAAGTCGCCGGCATCATGACCCGGCTCGGCACGAGCCCCGAATACTGGTAGTCACACCTCCAAAAGCTTCTCGGCAAGACCCGCTGGCTCGGCAGCTACTGTGCAACGAGCGCCGAGCGACTCAAGTCGATCGCTGTGAACCACGGCGTCCATCACGTGGACAACGCCCTCGGCTGCCTGGCCACGGGATAGATGCTGGCCAATCGGCCCCAGCGAACTGCATGAACGCGGGAGCAGTCGGCCACGCGCGTTCGTTTGCGGCACAATACACCAGGAGCTTCCGCAGCGTGAGAGATCACCGCGTGTCACGTTCTGCCCGACTCCAGCAACCACCCAAGCACTCGTGGTACACTCTTCACCATTCGATTCGTCGCGAGTGAGCCGACAATCAGGGTCTCCCTTCCCTCAACGGCAAACCCAATGAATGCACCCGACCAGGTCTTGTTTGACAAGATCAAACAACTTCTCCCGCAGCGGCTGGCCGAGGTGGAGGACTTCGTAGACTTTCTGCGCACTCGTGAGAATGAGCAGCGGCTAGCGCTCGCCGCGGCCAAAGCCAGCGAAGCCAGCTTTGCGCAAGTCTGGGACAATGACGATGATGCGGCCTACGACCGCATGTGACAGAAATGACCATCGCTTCGAGGTTCGACTTCGGCGACGTGGTGCTCGTGCCATTTCCGTTCACTGATCAATCGGGCACAAAGAAGCGGCCGGCCGTCGTCGTCTCAATCGTCGACTTTAATTCCAGTCGAAGGGACATCGTGATCATGGCGATCACGAGCCAGATGCGAGCGACGCTTGGCTACGGCGAGGCCATGGTCGATGGCTGGTGAGCCGCTGGACTCATCAAGGCATCGGTGCTCAAGCCGGTCTTCAGCACCATCGAGCAGGGGCTTGTCATTCGCGTCATGGGCCACCTTTCTGCTGCCGACTTGCAGACGCTGCAAAAGCTGCTCCGAAATGTGATCGGGTGAGCCATCGCTTGGCGTTCTTGGCGGTGCTGTGCCACGAATAGAGGCGCATGCGCAGTGCGACGCCCAGGGCCGCCCGACGGGCACCGAGCCGATCACGAACATGCAGTCGCTCACGCGATCGCTCATGAACGCAGCCGGCCAGGTGATCGCCGTGGACCGCTACACGAACCTCGACGGCCTTACCTACTCGACGGCCACCGGCACCCTCGGCCTCGAAGGCGAAAACTACCTCCGCACCAAAGGAAGGAAAGGAAGGAAAAGGACAGGCATTATCCGCAGCGAACGGCCGCGGGAGTCGGAGGGTGCGGGCGGTCGTTACCCCCGAATCCTCGAGGAGCCTCCGGCTGGCTGGCGGGCATTCATGCCCCGGTCGGCACGAGCGGCTTCGCCACGGCGACGGTCTTGCGGGCGATGTCACGGGCCGTGATCGCGTCCTGCCGGGTGTAGAACCCGGACGGCGTCAGGTCCTCGGCGCCGTAAAACGCCAGTTCGCGGTCGCGGCGAAGCGTCCGCGAGCCCGTCGCCAAGGCTTCGACGTGCGGCTGAACAGACAGGGGAAGCCTCGATGTTTCCGCCACGAGAACCTCCGACACGTCGTGGATCCGCGGCGGCTCGATCCCGGCGACCCGCAGCAGGCCCTTGAGCGCCAGCTCGACGACTTCCTGCGACTCGCGCACGACATCCGCCCAGCTCTGGGCGCTGAAGAGTGCATCGAGCGCCGCCAGCCGCGCCGTCGCCCTGCGGATGTAATCGGCTCCCAATTCAGGGCTGCGCATCGGCATCCTCGTCAATCCAGTAAGGCTGGCCCTGGGACATGCGGCGCACCAGCCTGCCGGCGGCGATGCGTTCGCGGATTGCAATCAGCCGTCGCGAGACCGCCAGGCTCCGGTCGTAGAGCACGATGCCGCAGACGGCGGCCTCCGCCCAGCTTCCCGACACGCGGGCGCCAGCCGTGGGGAGATGCACGACGTGGAGGTCGATCGCGCGGCCATTCCACGCCGCCGCCCGTCCCTCCCACTCCCGGTAGAGTCCGCGGGTGATCGGCCGCTCCGGCCCGACCACCGCGAGCAGGTCGATGTCCGAACCGGTCGTGTGCTCGCCCCGGGCGAACGACCCGTACAGCAGCACGCCCTCCAGATCGTCCCCAAGCCATGCGCGGATCGCCAGGACGACGCCCGAGTCGTCAAGGCCGCCGGCGCCCGGGGCGGCAAGCGTGCGACCGCACCAGTCGTTGAGCGACACGCCGGCCGCGAGTGCATCCCGCCGCAGCACGTCATGGAGCCGCGTGTCGAGACGGAGGACGAACCGACCGGAAGGCGGTGCCCCGGCGCGCCGCGCGGAACGCGTCGCCAAGCCGCTTCGTCGGGATGTGATACTGCGAGGCATGAGAAGATGATATCACCGTCTTCTGGGCCGTGCCA
This region of Planctomycetia bacterium genomic DNA includes:
- a CDS encoding transposase, which produces MTMPRRQLVDVAVTRYYHCISRCVRRAFLCGEGVTHRKAWIEARLELLAKHFAISVCGFAILDNHLHVLCRLDPGVADGWSDEDVVRRWIAVYRPSCLDVDNPATVQAWIDHQCRDTARVARYRARLQDLGWFMKALKEPLARLANKEDDCKGTFWEARYKSIAILDEQALLATCTYIDLNPVAAGIAKIPEDAPHTSIKQRVDHARRNGDLDTLQAAAAAKFVAAARLEADLEQSHWLCPLQDRKAPGTDCAAATREGMLPGFSLSSYLALVDWTARLCRTGKARITQEVAGIMTRLGTSPEYW
- a CDS encoding hypothetical protein (possible pseudo, internal stop codon), which encodes MTEMTIASRFDFGDVVLVPFPFTDQSGTKKRPAVVVSIVDFNSSRRDIVIMAITSQMRATLGYGEAMVDGW